A single window of Polyodon spathula isolate WHYD16114869_AA chromosome 2, ASM1765450v1, whole genome shotgun sequence DNA harbors:
- the LOC121329925 gene encoding F-box/LRR-repeat protein 5-like isoform X1: protein MSPFPEEVDVFTGPHWRMKQLVGLYCEKLSKTNFSNNNDFRSFLRSLCATFKEFKMHEQIENEYIIGLLQQRSRTIYNVHSDNKLSEMLSLFEKGLKNVKNEYEQLNYAQQLKERLEAFTQDFLPHMREEEEVFQPMLMEYFTYEELKDIKKKVIAQHSSQRRRDTVELLKGLSLWNQAEELHKAFKYSADEKVDEGFEKDTKSVSISHLPPEMILKVFRYLSPVELCRCSQVCTDWSVLAKTGSLWKHLHPVRWARGDYYSRPPGELDLEPEDWVKNREDESKAHQEWDEDADIDESEEAAEDSPAINIAQREKHLLNGMIKNLLPVVGPSVKSLILAYSSAVSSKMIRQMLKLCPNLTHLDLTQTDITDSAFDSWSTVGSCQALEHLDLSGCEKITDVALQKLSKALGDLTTTDSKEEISKNCQNKCAKILKGHQQISLQPSNDCSLRVRGRQTLIFRGQSGSAVSRSSRVWMINPADLVDIEDAAEWKQKSNDGLRFVEAPPASNTSSLTSCCCRKNNPGLRTSACRQQFTSLSSALCGHSFCCSETALRTIGTLPESSALCNKVLRTRQTEEKDMACSGSEKRTEQPGARRALTFLSLSGCYQITDLGLRALSLYGDLPRLEHLNLSGCLFVTEVGLQELVSACPALNDEQFYYCDNINGPHADTASGCQNLQCGFRACCRSGE, encoded by the exons ATGTCTCCTTTTCCCGAAGAAGTTGACGTGTTCACAGGCCCACACTGGCGGATGAAACAGCTGGTCGGTCTTTACTGTGAGAAG CTGTCGAAGACCAACTTTTCAAACAACAATGACTTCCGATCATTTCTGCGGTCTCTGTGTGCCACATTCAAGGAATTCAAGATGCACGAGCAAATTGAAAACGAATATATTATTGGGTTGCTGCAGCAGCGCAGCAGAACTATTTATAACGTGCATTCTGACAACAAGCTCTCCGAAATGCTCAGTCTCTTTGAAAAGGGACTCAAGAATGTTAAG aatgaGTATGAACAGCTTAACTATGCACAGCAGTTGAAGGAGAGGCTGGAAGCGTTTACTCAGGATTTTCTGCCTCATatgagagaggaggaagag GTGTTCCAGCCGATGCTGATGGAGTATTTTACCTATGAAGAGCTGAAGGATATCAAGAAGAAGGTGATTGCTCAGCATAGTTCACAGAGGCGCAGGGACACAGTGGAGCTGTTAAAGGGGCTAAGCCTGTGGAATCAAGCTGAGGAACTTCACAAAGCCTTCAAGTACTCTGCGGATGAGAAAGTGGATGAAG GCTTTGAGAAGGACACAAAATCTGTTTCTATTTCCCACCTTCCTCCTGAGATGATTCTGAAGGTGTTCAGATATCTCAGCCCAGTGGAGCTGTGTCGCTGTAGCCAGGTCTGTACAGATTGGTCAGTACTCGCTAAAACTGGATCTCTGTGGAAGCATCTCCATCCTGTTCGCTGGGCTAGAG gtGATTATTATAGCCGTCCACCTGGTGAGCTGGACCTGGAGCCTGAAGACTGGGTGAAAAATCGAGAGGATGAGAGCAAAGCCCATCAGGAATGGGATGAAGATGCAGATATTGATGAATCTG aggAGGCTGCAGAAGATTCCCCAGCTATTAACATTGCACAGAGAGAAAAACACCTGCTTAATGGGATGATTAAAAATCTGCTTCCAGTGGTCGGACCATCCGTGAAATCTCTCATCCTAGCATACAGCTCTGCTGTCTCCAGCAAAATG ataCGGCAAATGCTTAAACTTTGTCCAAACTTAACACACTTAGATCTCACCCAGACAGACATTACTGACTCCGCCTTTGACAG CTGGTCGACAGTTGGGAGCTGCCAGGCGCTGGAACACCTGGACCTGTCTGGCTGTGAGAAGATCACAGATGTGGCATTGCAGAAACTGTCCAAGGCTCTTGGAGATCTCACAACGACAGACAGCAAAGAAGAAATTTCAAAGAACTGTCAAAACAAGTGTGCAAAGATCTTAAAAGGACACCAGCAGATCAGCCTGCAGCCCAGCAATGACTGCAGTCTCCGTGTGCGTGGTCGTCAGACACTGATCTTCAGAGGCCAATCCGGAAGTGCAGTGAGCAGGTCCTCACGGGTCTGGATGATAAACCCAGCAGACTTGGTCGATATTGAGGATGCGGCTGAGTGGAAGCAGAAAAGCAATGATGGTCTTCGTTTTGTAGAGGCTCCACCAGCAAGTAACACTTCCAGCTTAACCTCTTGTTGTTGCAGAAAGAACAATCCTGGCTTAAGGACTAGTGCCTGTAGACAGCAGTTTACCTCTCTTTCTTCTGCATTGTGTGGCCATTCATTCTGCTGTTCCGAAACTGCACTAAGGACTATTGGAACACTCCCAGAATCCTCTGCGCTGTGCAATAAAGTGTTAAGGACTAGACAGACAGAGGAGAAGGACATGGCTTGTTCTGGGAGTGAAAAAAGGACAGAGCAGCCTGGAGCCAGACGAGCTCTGACATTTCTGAGTTTGTCTGGATGTTATCAGATCACAGATCTTGGGCTAAG GGCCCTCTCCTTGTATGGCGATCTCCCTCGTTTGGAACACCTCAATCTTTCGGGCTGTCTGTTCGTTACTGAAGTTGGACTACAGGAGTTGGTCTCTGCTTGCCCCGCTCTAAATGATGAGCAGTTCTATTATTGCGACAACATTAACG GTCCCCATGCTGATACTGCCAGTGGATGTCAGAACCTGCAGTGTGGTTTTAGAGCCTGCTGTCGTTCTGGGGAATGA
- the LOC121329925 gene encoding F-box/LRR-repeat protein 5-like isoform X2 — translation MDVRTGDQGCTKKKGKKTSVAPLSKTNFSNNNDFRSFLRSLCATFKEFKMHEQIENEYIIGLLQQRSRTIYNVHSDNKLSEMLSLFEKGLKNVKNEYEQLNYAQQLKERLEAFTQDFLPHMREEEEVFQPMLMEYFTYEELKDIKKKVIAQHSSQRRRDTVELLKGLSLWNQAEELHKAFKYSADEKVDEGFEKDTKSVSISHLPPEMILKVFRYLSPVELCRCSQVCTDWSVLAKTGSLWKHLHPVRWARGDYYSRPPGELDLEPEDWVKNREDESKAHQEWDEDADIDESEEAAEDSPAINIAQREKHLLNGMIKNLLPVVGPSVKSLILAYSSAVSSKMIRQMLKLCPNLTHLDLTQTDITDSAFDSWSTVGSCQALEHLDLSGCEKITDVALQKLSKALGDLTTTDSKEEISKNCQNKCAKILKGHQQISLQPSNDCSLRVRGRQTLIFRGQSGSAVSRSSRVWMINPADLVDIEDAAEWKQKSNDGLRFVEAPPASNTSSLTSCCCRKNNPGLRTSACRQQFTSLSSALCGHSFCCSETALRTIGTLPESSALCNKVLRTRQTEEKDMACSGSEKRTEQPGARRALTFLSLSGCYQITDLGLRALSLYGDLPRLEHLNLSGCLFVTEVGLQELVSACPALNDEQFYYCDNINGPHADTASGCQNLQCGFRACCRSGE, via the exons ATGGACGTTAGAACCGGGGATCAGGGATGTACGaaaaagaaggggaaaaaaacatcTGTGGCACCC CTGTCGAAGACCAACTTTTCAAACAACAATGACTTCCGATCATTTCTGCGGTCTCTGTGTGCCACATTCAAGGAATTCAAGATGCACGAGCAAATTGAAAACGAATATATTATTGGGTTGCTGCAGCAGCGCAGCAGAACTATTTATAACGTGCATTCTGACAACAAGCTCTCCGAAATGCTCAGTCTCTTTGAAAAGGGACTCAAGAATGTTAAG aatgaGTATGAACAGCTTAACTATGCACAGCAGTTGAAGGAGAGGCTGGAAGCGTTTACTCAGGATTTTCTGCCTCATatgagagaggaggaagag GTGTTCCAGCCGATGCTGATGGAGTATTTTACCTATGAAGAGCTGAAGGATATCAAGAAGAAGGTGATTGCTCAGCATAGTTCACAGAGGCGCAGGGACACAGTGGAGCTGTTAAAGGGGCTAAGCCTGTGGAATCAAGCTGAGGAACTTCACAAAGCCTTCAAGTACTCTGCGGATGAGAAAGTGGATGAAG GCTTTGAGAAGGACACAAAATCTGTTTCTATTTCCCACCTTCCTCCTGAGATGATTCTGAAGGTGTTCAGATATCTCAGCCCAGTGGAGCTGTGTCGCTGTAGCCAGGTCTGTACAGATTGGTCAGTACTCGCTAAAACTGGATCTCTGTGGAAGCATCTCCATCCTGTTCGCTGGGCTAGAG gtGATTATTATAGCCGTCCACCTGGTGAGCTGGACCTGGAGCCTGAAGACTGGGTGAAAAATCGAGAGGATGAGAGCAAAGCCCATCAGGAATGGGATGAAGATGCAGATATTGATGAATCTG aggAGGCTGCAGAAGATTCCCCAGCTATTAACATTGCACAGAGAGAAAAACACCTGCTTAATGGGATGATTAAAAATCTGCTTCCAGTGGTCGGACCATCCGTGAAATCTCTCATCCTAGCATACAGCTCTGCTGTCTCCAGCAAAATG ataCGGCAAATGCTTAAACTTTGTCCAAACTTAACACACTTAGATCTCACCCAGACAGACATTACTGACTCCGCCTTTGACAG CTGGTCGACAGTTGGGAGCTGCCAGGCGCTGGAACACCTGGACCTGTCTGGCTGTGAGAAGATCACAGATGTGGCATTGCAGAAACTGTCCAAGGCTCTTGGAGATCTCACAACGACAGACAGCAAAGAAGAAATTTCAAAGAACTGTCAAAACAAGTGTGCAAAGATCTTAAAAGGACACCAGCAGATCAGCCTGCAGCCCAGCAATGACTGCAGTCTCCGTGTGCGTGGTCGTCAGACACTGATCTTCAGAGGCCAATCCGGAAGTGCAGTGAGCAGGTCCTCACGGGTCTGGATGATAAACCCAGCAGACTTGGTCGATATTGAGGATGCGGCTGAGTGGAAGCAGAAAAGCAATGATGGTCTTCGTTTTGTAGAGGCTCCACCAGCAAGTAACACTTCCAGCTTAACCTCTTGTTGTTGCAGAAAGAACAATCCTGGCTTAAGGACTAGTGCCTGTAGACAGCAGTTTACCTCTCTTTCTTCTGCATTGTGTGGCCATTCATTCTGCTGTTCCGAAACTGCACTAAGGACTATTGGAACACTCCCAGAATCCTCTGCGCTGTGCAATAAAGTGTTAAGGACTAGACAGACAGAGGAGAAGGACATGGCTTGTTCTGGGAGTGAAAAAAGGACAGAGCAGCCTGGAGCCAGACGAGCTCTGACATTTCTGAGTTTGTCTGGATGTTATCAGATCACAGATCTTGGGCTAAG GGCCCTCTCCTTGTATGGCGATCTCCCTCGTTTGGAACACCTCAATCTTTCGGGCTGTCTGTTCGTTACTGAAGTTGGACTACAGGAGTTGGTCTCTGCTTGCCCCGCTCTAAATGATGAGCAGTTCTATTATTGCGACAACATTAACG GTCCCCATGCTGATACTGCCAGTGGATGTCAGAACCTGCAGTGTGGTTTTAGAGCCTGCTGTCGTTCTGGGGAATGA